The nucleotide sequence GCTGGACCCCGGACGCCGAACACGCCGGGCTTGATCTCGGTGTGGTCAGCCATCTCGCAGACGGCGAGCGCGGCGGCGCATGCGCGGGTTTCCGGCGATGAAAGCGCCGAGCTGAGCTGCAGAGCGTCGGACGGAGGCCAGCCGGCCAGCACCGTAATCCGCTGGTTGGGGTCACTCACGGTCTCGACCTCAACGGTCGCAGAACGGCTGGCGAACACAGACGCGATGGCAATGGTTCCGACCCCCGGTTCGTACGTCGCGAAAACAGCCGTGATGACGCGATCGTCATCGGGGAGGGTCGGTAGACCGACCGGCAGGTCTGTGAAGTAGGACACGAACTGAGTTGCCGCCTGTGCTGGAGTTGCCGCCCCGGCCGACAGCTCCAGGAGGTCCAGCACGAAGACCTGGCCACCGTTCCGGTTTGTGAAGTGCGCCAGACCCGCTGCACCAGCCATGAGGGAGGGTCCCATGACCAGCTTCTGGTTCGTCGAGGTCATCTCCCAACGACCCTCATCCACAGTCAGGTAGACGCTGTCGGCCGCGGCAGCAATGCCGTTGGCTGCTACGGCAAAGGCGAGAACGCTCACGGGCGAACCGTAGCGGAACTCGCGACAGACCGAGAGGTGCGTGGGAGTCATCAAGTTCAGCGTCGGCCCAGTGCCGGAGGTCCTCGCAGGGGCTGTGAGCGCGTGGTGGAGAATCTCGCTCAGAGCCGGCCCCGTACTTCGACGCTCGCGACCACTCGATCGCCGGCGCCCCCGGGTTCCTCAGTCCCCACAAGGGTCCCCCGGGGGGGACCCGGTTCACAACTGCTCAATGTGTCAGGGTGGCACTGTCCTGCCACTTCCATGACACTTCACACGTGAGGTGAGGCGTCACCCCTGACCCCTCGTGAAGCGCAACGAAGGCAACGACGGTCCGTCCCCATCTACGGGGCGGGCCGTCGCCCTTTCGGTACACGACGCAGGAGGCACTGAAGTCAGCGACGAGCGCAACACCACGTCGGGCAGACCGAGCGAGGATGCTCCTCGGCGGCGGCACCACGGGTGGCGTGTTGTGGAGGCCACCCAGCGCCAGGCCGCTGGGCGGGGTCAGTCGTGGTCGTCGTCGCACACGATCTCGCCTTCCCACGCCTCCCGCCCCTCGCTGACCGCGAAGCCCGCGATGACGAACCCCGCGACCGGGTCGACCCAGGTCCAGCCGAACAGTTGGAACGCCACCAGCCCCGCGAACGTGGACACCGACAGCCAGGCGCAGAGCCGGGTCTCCGCGGCGTCGGCGATCACCAGGCGGGACCCGATGGCCCGCCCGGCGCGGGCCTTCGCCCACGCGAGCCACGGCATCACGACGATCGACGCGCCGGTCAGGGCGACGCCGACCGCGCTGGTGTCCGGCGCCTCGTCGCCGAGCAGCCGCACCACACCCTCGACGGTCACGTAGGTCGCCAGCGCGAAGAACGTCAGCGCGATGAACCTGAGGGCGCGTCGCTCCTTGGCCTCGTCGACGTCCCCGCCGCGGAGCTCGGCCAGGAGGCGGTGCAGGACGACCGCCGCGGCCGCCACCTCGATGCCGGAGTCGATCCCGAAGCCGACGAGGGACACCAGGCTGGCCGCGACCCCGGCTGCCACGGCGACGATCCCCTCGACGACGTTGTAGCCGATCGTGAGCTGCTCGAGCCGGACCGCCCGCCGTGCCGGCCCGTCGAGCCGGGTCTGCACCTCGGTCACGTCCCCATCCCCTCCCCGTAGGTGAGGCAGAGCGCCACCGCGGCACCCGTCGCGGCCAGCAGGTCCTCCGCGGCGGCGAGCACCGCGCGCACCTCCGCACCGACCGCCAACGAGTACACCGTCGCCCGGCCCTCGGGCCTGGACGCGATCAGGCCGCAGTCGCGCAGGCAGGCGCAGTGCGCCGAGACCG is from Euzebya sp. and encodes:
- a CDS encoding ArsR/SmtB family transcription factor, which codes for MTMTAISGDADVAVGAAASLFRSLGDPTRIRVLQLLADGEHRVVDLTRQLGLAQSTVSAHCACLRDCGLIASRPEGRATVYSLAVGAEVRAVLAAAEDLLAATGAAVALCLTYGEGMGT
- a CDS encoding cation transporter, coding for MTEVQTRLDGPARRAVRLEQLTIGYNVVEGIVAVAAGVAASLVSLVGFGIDSGIEVAAAAVVLHRLLAELRGGDVDEAKERRALRFIALTFFALATYVTVEGVVRLLGDEAPDTSAVGVALTGASIVVMPWLAWAKARAGRAIGSRLVIADAAETRLCAWLSVSTFAGLVAFQLFGWTWVDPVAGFVIAGFAVSEGREAWEGEIVCDDDHD